A genomic segment from uncultured Desulfuromonas sp. encodes:
- a CDS encoding YkgJ family cysteine cluster protein produces the protein MWTALIEHAQQKQRFLDQLCTLCSGEFVGKGGTIHCQRGCAGCCTLNVRCTLTEAVALAPHLTDNQIEAIHLHAEKLKQIDRDNNDLKNFLKASREQVGPCPLLDADGACSVYDYRPLACRALLSTMDPHYCTLDFSTLTSEGKQAFMAQLDQDSVNFPTHYLAMPQQIAQAAEMECLEKMKQAFGVAVTGNLPYLLELEVTLKLSARLAEGIRFEEQIKTSYAEKSFLIDVV, from the coding sequence CACGCCCAGCAAAAACAGCGCTTCCTCGACCAGCTCTGCACCCTGTGCAGTGGTGAGTTTGTCGGCAAAGGCGGCACCATCCACTGCCAACGCGGCTGCGCGGGCTGTTGCACCCTCAATGTCCGCTGTACTCTCACCGAAGCCGTGGCCCTGGCTCCGCACCTGACCGACAACCAGATTGAGGCAATCCACCTTCACGCCGAAAAGCTCAAACAGATTGACCGCGACAACAATGATCTGAAAAATTTCCTCAAAGCCAGCCGCGAGCAAGTCGGCCCCTGCCCACTGCTCGACGCAGACGGTGCCTGCTCGGTCTATGACTACCGCCCCCTGGCCTGCCGCGCTCTGCTCTCCACCATGGACCCGCATTATTGCACACTGGATTTTTCCACCCTTACCAGTGAAGGAAAACAAGCCTTCATGGCCCAGCTTGACCAGGATTCGGTCAACTTCCCCACCCACTACCTCGCCATGCCGCAACAGATCGCCCAGGCGGCGGAGATGGAATGTCTGGAAAAGATGAAACAGGCGTTTGGTGTGGCCGTGACCGGAAATCTGCCTTACTTGCTGGAGTTGGAAGTGACGTTGAAGCTGAGTGCAAGATTAGCCGAGGGAATTCGTTTTGAGGAACAGATAAAGACGTCCTACGCAGAAAAGTCATTTTTGATCGATGTCGTATAA